In Nocardia yunnanensis, one DNA window encodes the following:
- the glpK gene encoding glycerol kinase GlpK produces MTQYVGAIDQGTTSTRFMVFDHGGNVVARHQLEHEQILPQAGWVEHNPAEIWERTRTVIKSALAGARLTAADLAAVGVTNQRETTIVWDRRTGRPYYNAIVWQDTRTDRIVGEIEKAGKGELIRERAGLPPAPYFSGGKLKWILDNVPGVREDAENGDALFGTPDTWLIWNLTGGVRGGVHVTDPTNASRTMLMDLETLDWDDELLALFDVPRAMLPRIAPSSNPEGFGTSHADGPLKGEVTIAGVLGDQQAATVGQVCFQPGEAKNTYGTGNFLMLNTGPEIVRSKHGLVTTVAYQFGDDKPVYALEGSIAVTGSAVQWLRDQLGIIAGAERVEALALQVPDNGGVYFVPAFSGLFAPYWRADARGAIVGLSRFSNNAHIARATLESICYQTRDVVEAMQQDSGVELETLRVDGGVTANELAMQIQADFLGVPVSRPVVAETTALGAAYAAGLAVGFWRNTDELVANWHEDKNWQPTMSEAARQQGYARWLKAVSRTLDWVDRDDDDQ; encoded by the coding sequence ATGACGCAGTACGTCGGAGCCATCGATCAAGGCACGACCTCCACGCGATTCATGGTGTTCGATCACGGCGGCAATGTGGTTGCCCGCCATCAACTCGAACACGAGCAAATTCTTCCGCAGGCCGGCTGGGTCGAGCACAACCCGGCGGAGATCTGGGAGCGCACCCGCACCGTCATCAAGAGCGCCCTGGCCGGAGCCCGGCTCACCGCCGCCGATCTGGCCGCGGTCGGCGTCACCAATCAGCGCGAGACCACCATCGTGTGGGACCGCCGCACCGGACGCCCCTACTACAACGCCATCGTCTGGCAGGACACGCGCACCGACCGCATCGTCGGGGAGATCGAGAAGGCCGGCAAGGGCGAGCTGATTCGCGAGCGGGCCGGTCTGCCGCCCGCACCGTACTTCTCCGGCGGCAAGCTCAAGTGGATCCTCGACAATGTCCCGGGCGTGCGCGAGGACGCCGAGAACGGCGATGCGCTGTTCGGCACCCCCGACACCTGGCTGATCTGGAACCTCACCGGCGGTGTGCGCGGCGGCGTCCACGTCACCGATCCGACCAATGCCTCCCGCACCATGCTGATGGATCTCGAAACCCTGGACTGGGACGACGAATTGCTCGCGCTGTTCGACGTGCCGCGGGCCATGCTGCCGCGTATCGCGCCGTCCTCGAATCCGGAGGGCTTCGGCACCAGCCACGCCGACGGCCCGCTCAAGGGCGAGGTCACCATCGCCGGCGTGCTCGGCGATCAGCAGGCCGCCACCGTCGGCCAGGTCTGCTTCCAGCCCGGCGAGGCCAAGAACACCTACGGCACCGGCAACTTCCTGATGCTCAACACCGGCCCGGAGATCGTGCGCTCCAAGCACGGTCTGGTGACCACCGTCGCCTACCAGTTCGGCGACGACAAACCGGTGTACGCCCTCGAGGGTTCCATCGCGGTCACCGGATCGGCCGTGCAGTGGCTGCGCGATCAGCTCGGCATCATCGCGGGCGCGGAACGCGTCGAAGCGCTGGCGCTGCAGGTCCCCGACAACGGCGGCGTCTACTTCGTGCCCGCCTTCTCCGGCCTGTTCGCCCCGTACTGGCGCGCGGACGCCCGCGGCGCCATCGTCGGCCTCTCGCGCTTCAGCAACAATGCCCACATCGCCAGGGCCACACTGGAATCCATCTGCTACCAGACCCGCGACGTGGTCGAGGCGATGCAGCAGGACTCCGGCGTCGAGCTCGAGACCCTGCGCGTGGACGGCGGCGTCACCGCCAACGAACTGGCCATGCAGATCCAGGCCGACTTCCTCGGCGTGCCGGTCTCGCGGCCGGTGGTCGCCGAGACCACCGCCCTCGGCGCGGCCTACGCCGCCGGACTGGCGGTCGGATTCTGGCGTAACACCGACGAACTCGTCGCCAACTGGCACGAGGACAAGAACTGGCAGCCCACCATGAGCGAGGCGGCGCGGCAGCAGGGTTACGCGCGCTGGCTCAAGGCCGTCTCCCGCACCCTCGACTGGGTCGATCGGGACGATGACGACCAGTAG